In the genome of Epinephelus lanceolatus isolate andai-2023 chromosome 18, ASM4190304v1, whole genome shotgun sequence, one region contains:
- the LOC117268014 gene encoding GTPase IMAP family member 9-like, producing the protein MKVGSAGENNPNNMPGEKEDQGEEPLRIMLLGKSGVGKSSSGNTILGRQAFVSDMRLERVTKYCEKECGIVKDVPVSITGTLSDVPVAVIDTPGFFETDRNKEVIVRDILKCVKLLEQGPHVFVLVYPIGRMTQEDQDTNKLIEAMFGPRVWDYTIVLFTHGDRLEGKTINDVITKSEVNLRNFIRKCTGGFHVFNNKDLQDQDQVTSFVAKIQTLMALNGGGHYKTALYPKPERMIREKQLSILAEKNKEITDREEKLPNRFKDEELEMEKKKLWRREEDKAREAAEHYISNSSLIREIIFILVAIAGICFIRNTPSVCFLIGVAVVILIFFRESILNLSISGENTWLRKKNQ; encoded by the exons ATGAAAGTTGGCAGCGCGGGTGAAAACAACCCTAACAACATGCCTGGTGAGAAGGAAGATCAAGGGGAAG AGCCCTTGAGGATCATGCTTCTAGGGAAGAGCGGGGTAGGCAAGAGCTCGAGTGGGAACACCATCCTCGGGCGACAGGCGTTCGTCTCAGACATGAGGCTGGAGAGAGTCACTAAATACTGTGAAAAGGAATGTGGGATCGTTAAGGATGTGCCCGTCTCTATCACTGGGACACTGAGCGATGTGCCCGTTGCTGTGATCGACACACCCGGCTTTTTTGAGACAGACCGCAACAAGGAGGTGATTGTGCGAGATATTCTCAAGTGTGTCAAACTCCTGGAACAAGGACCTCACGTCTTTGTGTTAGTGTACCCCATCGGAAGGATGACTCAGGAAGACCAAGATACCAACAAGCTGATCGAAGCAATGTTTGGCCCGAGAGTGTGGGACTACACCATCGTGCTGTTCACCCATGGCGATCGTTTGGAGGGAAAAACCATAAACGATGTGATCACAAAGAGTGAAGTCAACCTCCGCAACTTCATACGCAAATGCACCGGTGGCTTCCATGTCTTCAACAACAAGGACCtgcaggaccaggaccaggtgACGAGCTTCGTGGCAAAGATCCAGACCCTGATGGCCCTGAATGGAGGGGGTCATTACAAAACGGCCCTGTATCCCAAACCGGAGAGGATGATTAGGGAGAAACAGTTGAGCATCTTGGcggagaaaaataaagaaatcaccGACAGGGAGGAAAAGCTGCCAAATCGTTTCAAGGATGAAGAGCTGGAGatggagaagaagaagctgtggaggagagaggaggacaaAGCAAGAGAGGCCGCAGAGCATTACATCTCCAACAGCTCCTTAATTCGGGAAATCATCTTCATACTGGTAGCAATAGCAGGGATCTGTTTTATTCGTAACACACcgtctgtgtgttttctgatAGGAGTTGCAGttgttattttgatttttttcagggaGTCTATTCTTAATCTGTCTATTTCAGGAGAAAACACATGGCTTCGTAAGAAAAATCAGTAA
- the ccdc97 gene encoding coiled-coil domain-containing protein 97 — protein sequence MWGEIDPAVKTQPCLSETKGKSELPEEDPVTRSERCDLIYPTATQQPREHTQHASHAESTCVNDMIEAVAKSGSLVKSQQQGEAELSLKERREELLQQYRSRPLVFLERYHACLKPQDLPAFAHVSSDPRAAHYSKVIQRRAAGCTNRTRVRNHRYAALRALQREGEYFSEEQMRMREPLLYEQYIGQYLTDEEVFERSQEAMLDDAQGRPGAPARGTGGLAHLLLNSYQERLIQNRLQEEQEREEGALEEEEDDDEDNTVQQKEWEPTAEEKALLKEEFISQMHQRFLDGKDKDFNYSEVDENPDYDNLDIVSRDAEDKYFDEDDDEEEEDMTE from the exons ATGTGGGGTGAAATCGACCCAGCGGTTAAAACACAACCGTGCCTGAGTGAGACTAAAGGCAAGAGTGAGTTACCGGAAGAAGACCCGGTGACACGGTCCGAGAGATGTGATTTAATCTACCCCACAGCCACCCAGCAGCCACGGGAGCACACCCAG CACGCAAGCCACGCTGAGTCCACGTGTGTAAATGACATGATAGAGGCCGTAGCCAAGAGTGGGAGCCTGGTGAAGAGCCAGCAGCAAGGAGAGGCTGAGCTGAGCCTGAAGGAGCGCAGagaggagctgctgcagcagtaCAGGAGCAGACCCCTGGTGTTCCTGGAGAGGTACCAT GCCTGCCTCAAGCCCCAGGACCTGCCAGCGTTTGCCCACGTCAGCTCAGATCCACGAGCTGCTCACTACAGCAAGGTGATACAGAGACGAGCAGCAGGATGCACCAACAGGACGAGGGTTCGAAACCACCGCTATGCTGCCCTCAGAGCCCTGCAGAGGG AGGGTGAGTATTTCAGTGAGGAGcagatgaggatgagggagccACTGCTGTATGAACAATATATTGGCCAGTACCTGACTGATGAGGAG GTGTTTGAGCGCTCCCAGGAGGCCATGCTGGACGATGCACAGGGGAGACCAGGGGCACCGGCGAGAGGCACAGGAGGGCTCGCCCACCTCCTCCTCAACTCCTACCAGGAGCGTCTCATCCAGAACCGGctacaggaggagcaggagagagaggagggagcactggaggaggaggaggatgacgaCGAAG ATAACACTGTCCAGCAGAAAGAATGGgagcccactgcagaggagaAGGCTTTGCTCAAGGAAGAGTTCATCAGTCAGATGCATCAGCGCTTCCTAGATGGCAAAGACAAGGATTTCAACTACAG TGAGGTGGACGAGAATCCAGACTACGACAACTTGGACATAGTCAGCAGAGATGCAGAGGATAAATATtttgatgaagatgatgatgaagaggaggaagacatgACAGAATAG
- the LOC117268194 gene encoding uncharacterized protein LOC117268194 codes for MEGNVHGDCSDVAVMHVKTEAVDENPSALVLGSQESPAPCGDTACRGRGGGGGGGGGGDQTAEELADTTTTPVLLYPVSTDRFFTTAGDGKTYLKIAPASAMPPAPSEKTLPSGSDFSSKAVLCLIEAVGRRWGLYETRERSQLFQSVQEEMASKGHVLPVEKIRRKWNNLIVTYKRVKDRSRETGHAKTSWEFFDLMDATLCDTVGTQIVSNKRNKGGNTVSTLPGPLAKIAAKPQVPQPTTIIRPNGDFTSTGGVDSAGQGAISSQIISSVAAITSVTTATISPTNAPELKPLIVLNSDIVTTSIHPATIVPSPSFISSPCFTETASTSPSLGSISNAELNASRYIGRKAQSFPSGVIPFRLSSAPLSNNQNLLGLSSSFPHTSSCLTSSITTSLPAATMSGTEGQNQKGNEEQTSTTLFQEILKRQEEQAYLDRVARRRVEAREKRRERREVRMAESLGRIATALELLSSKQDTVIALLQRLADRK; via the exons ATGGAGGGGAATGTGCACGGAGACTGCAGCGACGTGGCGGTGATGCACGTGAAAACTGAGGCGGTCGATGAGAATCCATCTGCGCTGGTTTTGGGCAGTCAGGAGTCGCCTGCGCCCTGCGGAGATACCgcatgcagaggaagaggaggaggaggaggaggaggaggaggaggggatcaGACTGCAGAGGAGCTGGCTGACACGACAACTActcctgtgctgctgt ATCCAGTGAGCACAGACCGCTTCTTCACCACAGCAGGGGATGGAAAGACTTACCTGAAGATAGCTCCAG CTTCAGCGATGCCACCTGCTCCTTCAGAGAAGACGCTTCCCTCCGGCTCTGATTTCTCCTCCAAAGCCGTTTTGTGTCTGATAGAGGCGGTCGGGCGCCGCTGGGGCCTCTACGAGACTCGAGAACGCTCACAGCTCTTTCAGAGCGTCCAGGAGGAGATGGCCTCCAAGGGGCACGTGCTTCCTGTCGAAAAGATACGCCGCAAGTGGAACAACCTCATTGTCACATACAAGAGGGTTAAAGACCGCAGCCGGGAGACGGGGCACGCCAAAACATCCTGGGAGTTCTTCGAT TTGATGGACGCCACACTCTGTGACACTGTTGGCACTCAGATCGtcagcaacaaaagaaacaaaggtGGCAACACTGTTTCCACGCTGCCCGGTCCTTTGGCAAAGATCGCTGCAAAACCACAGGTTCCGCAGCCCACCACCATCATCCGCCCGAATGGGGACTTTACTTCGACTGGTGGTGTGGACTCAGCGGGTCAGGGAGCCATCAGCAGTCAAATCATCAGTAGCGTTGCTGCCATTACCTCAGTGACTACAGCCACCATTAGCCCAACAAATGCTCCAGAGCTCAAGCCCCTGATCGTCCTCAACAGTGACATTGTTACAACCAGCATTCATCCAGCCACCATTGTGCCATCTCCATCTTTTATCTCCTCGCCTTGTTTTACAGAGACAGCTTCTACTTCCCCTTCCCTTGGCTCCATTAGCAACGCAGAGCTCAACGCGTCACGCTACATAGGCCGTAAAGCTCAATCATTCCCATCAGGCGTCATACCCTTCCGGCTCAGCAGTGCGCCACTTAGCAACAATCAGAATCTCCTcggcctctcctcctctttcccccATACTTCCTCCTGTCTCACTTCTTCTATCACCACCTCCTTACCTGCAGCAACCATGTCAGGAACTGAGGGCCAGAACCAGAAAGGAAATGAGGAGCAAACAAGCACAACTTTGTTCCAGGAGATTCTGAAGCGACAGGAGGAGCAGGCCTACCTGGACCGAGTGGCTCGCCGCAGGGTGGAAGCCAGAGAGAAGAGGCGCGAGAGGAGGGAGGTGCGGATGGCAGAGTCCCTCGGCAGGATAGCCACAGCACTGGAGCTGCTCTCCTCCAAACAGGACACAGTCATTGCCCTCCTGCAGAGACTGGCTGATCGGAAGTGA